In Salvelinus sp. IW2-2015 linkage group LG3, ASM291031v2, whole genome shotgun sequence, the DNA window gtgtgtcttacctggaACAGGGGTCCATGGCCCTGCAGGCGAGCGGGGCTCAGGGGTCCTACGGGACTCAAGCTGCTCCAGAAATGGATACTGGACAGCAGGGGACTGGGGGTGAGGATGAGACCTGAGGGAGTCTAAAAGGGGAGAACAAAGAGTTTATGGAGAACGTGAGAGAGATTTCAATTTGTTCAATGTTCTGTTGGTGTTTTTCTTGGTGATCTGTAAAATGAGCTAGCTGAGtatgaacacacaacacagagatgtAATTTCTCCCTGTGGTTATTCAGTCCTGCTGTGCTGCCACTGTTTGTTTTAGTAAAACACCGGaaccaggaggggagagagagcttcATACCCTGCTTTGGGGGGACAGGGGGGGTAGAGTGAGTTCAAGGCTGACTTTGGGAACTCTCTTGAGGTCACAGAACTTGGAAAACTAGGTTCCAGCTGAGAAGTTACATATGACATCAATTTCTCTCCATCTTGCCTCCCTATTGCTCTCTCTTCCTGACTTAATATATCTGCttatagggggggggggtttatgtgGGTAAGGAATGATGTATGCTATTTTAATGTGTTGTTTTGTAGTGGCCCAATAAAGAGGAGTTTTAGGTAGAGAGTATATATCTCTCTATCCGTGGTATTACAACAGCCCTTACCTCACGCCGGCGATTCAAGAGCTTTAGAAACATATGGCTTCACTTACAGACCTCCctaccctcccttctctccttctcccctcccttcttttcactctctcttcagcttacctctctccctccctctctccacgtTACTAGTCTCGCTCCCCACCCACTCCCTCTTTTCCGCTTACCTCTTTCACTCGTTCCCTCatttcctctctccgtctctcctcaatAACTCTttcttacctccctccctctactctcctctccctacccTGCCTGTTTCAGGGTAAGGACAGACAGTTCCAGAGAGACTCAGGGATAAGTCATGTATTTCCCCCAAATGTCATTACACACATAAATCAGCACGCGCACACAGAGGGTGAGGGTGGAGCGAGTGAATGCGTTTGTGTTCAGGGCTAACCTGGGAAAAGATTGTGAGTGAGGGTGGTACTGACCTGTGCAGTGAAGAAGGCTGGTGTTAGGGACCCTGAGGGCAGTGCAGGACTGTTGAGGGCGATAGAGCCAATGTCATTGGCTGTCAGGAGCAGGGAGGGTGCGGATATCTCCAGGCCTTTAGGCTTCCTGGTTTTTGGCGGGACGCTATTGGCTAAGCCCCTCTTCTCTGGTGTGGGTGTGGCCTGGCCACGATCTCTGTGACCAGATGATAGGTTAAGGGGTTGAGCGCTCTGCTCTAATTCGTCAGTCTCAGGGGCGGGGCTCCGTGCcctccagagtgtgtgtgtggggctgtgtgatggggaggaggagcaggacgaGGAGTGGGCTAGCCTTGGGGAAGGTTTGGATGAATAGTAGCCCTCATTGGAGGAAGGGAGCGGGGATGACGGCAGAGACACCACCGGCAGTGCAACGCCCTTATGGCTGCGGTTCTGAACAAAGCGAATCACCGTGCCACTGTCGTCATGGTGATCATGTCGAGGCTCCACCTTGATTGGCCGGAGTAAATCAGGGGGGCGGAGGAGGTCCTGGGGATGCTGGAGGGAGCTGACGGTAAAGGAGGAGTAGAGGCCTGAGTGGAGGTACTCGTTCCTCCCTGGCGGGCcacccctcaccccctcctcatccccctctccctctgacaGGGCCCCACCAGCCTCATCACACACCCGCACCCCCATCTCCACCGCCGCGGGGTCCATCTTCAGGATCTCGGGGAAGGacacaaatttgtacacaaactTCTGGCCAATCACCTTCTTGATGATGttctggaagaggaagagggaaggaggagttTAAGCATCATATATTATACAGTAATAACAgtgtaatgttaacatgcatgccGTGATGTTATATGGTGGTTTGACCTGTAGAATTGGTACAGACATGTTCATGCTGAGTAGAgatatttggtatttattaggatccccattagccgctgcaaatgcatcagctactcttcctggggtccacaWgacataatacatagtacagaacattatcagtatatacacacaatatctaggtctaaaacataatacaaatcacaataaaatatatatctatataaaaTGGCTGTATCTTGTCACAGTCCCCTTTGTGCAGGTGTTATTTATATgttgtttaaatttttttttgtttattgctAGTTTGAGTTACCTgtggtggcagagagttccatctagtcatggctctatttaatactgtgcgtttcccagcctctgttctggacctggggactgtgaagagacctctggttgcatgtcttgttgTACTGAACTgtctgcttgaacagacagttcagtaCCTTCAACATATCAATACCTCGCATARCGACCAATAGTGacgcagtcaatctctcctcaactttccaTCAGTGTACATCCAAGTGTGAATACATGCTGCCTTGACCAACTGCAATTGacctatgtccttctttgccgctcatgaccacacagctgggcagtagtccagttgcgacaaaactagggcctgtaggacacGTCTGGTCGACTGAGAAGGCAGAGCAACGCcctatcatggacagacctcttcccattttagcaaccattgagtctatatgttttgaccatgacagcttgctatctagggttacacaGAGCAGTTTAGTATAACTAAATGAGGTTGAGCAAGTGATTTGTCCCGAGAAATTATGCTTTTcgtttttgagatatttagcaacagcctattgctagttaccctttctaaaactgactggagctcaaTGTTAAGTGtttcagttatttatttgacTGTTGTAGCCGACGTGTATGCTGTTGAATCGtcagcgtacatagacacacaggctttagtcaaggtcagtggaaggtaatttgtaaaaatagaaaacaataaTGGCCTTAGCTGGTTGCCCTGTGGTATACCACACTCAACTGAATTTGCatgagagaggcttccattaacaaaaaccctctgttctattagataggtaactctcaatccataATAAGGCAGAGGATGCAAATAACACCTAYGKTTTTTCAGCAATAGGTTATGATCAATGRCAttaaaagctgcactgaagtctaWCAAAACAGCTCCCCCAATCTTCTTCCTATCAATTACTTTCAGCCaaccatcagtcatttgtgtcaatgCCAAGCATGTTGAGTGTCCATCagtataagcatgctgaaagtctgttgttaattggTTTTCTGTAAAWTAACTTTAtatttgatcaaatgtttttcCAAATGTTTGCTAAGCACTTGTAacaagctgattggtcggctgtttgaacCATTAAAGGGTGCTCTGCTATTCTTGGGAATGACCTTTGCCCCCCCTCAAtgtctgagggcacacagtcttctaggcttaaattgaagatgtggcaaacgaGTCACAATGTATTCCGCTACCAACCTCAGCAATTTACCATCCAGGTTGTCTCTACCGGTTGGTTTGTCCTTATTTATAGATAGCAACCATTTTTCACCCTTCCATACCCACTTTGTGGAACTCAAAACTACAGttcttgtctttcattatttggcCCATTATGCATGAATAGGAAGACTCAGCATTTGGTGTTTGCATGTCatacctaagtttgctaatcttgtcaaYAACAACAAATATTAAAAGTGGTTGGCAATATCAAAGGGTTTTGTGATGAACAAGCTATCTGCCTTAATGAAAGATGAAGCCGAGTTTGCTTTTTTGCATCACATTTCATTAAAGTACTCCtgagctttttactatcattctttatacaATTTATCTTAGttccatagtatagtttcttcatTTTGTTTAGTTACATGATTTCTCAACTCACTGTATGTKTGTGAAGGGTTTATACAATGTTGGTGTACCTTGTCGTCCGTACCAGCAGGcgtgtgtttggtgtttgtgtaGTGCCAACGTAATCTATGGGAGTTGTACCTTGTCATAGTAGTAACGCAGGGCGCGGCTCAGCTTGTCATAGTTCATGTTGGTCTTGTTCTTCCTCAGGCCCCACAGCTTGGCCACCTCTTCTGACTTGAGCAGYTTAAACTCCCCGTCGTTAGACGTCCAGCAGATCAGGTGCTTGTGGCTCTGGTCCAATAACAGCTGCAGCAGGAACTGCCACAACGTGATGGCACTCTccatgactggagagagagggagaaagagagagaggccatcATCGTCAGTTGTACTCCAAGTACAACAAGTACAAAAGCCTCCGCCATGTTCCGCCCCGAACCTAGAAGGCGTTTCCTGCACCATAAAAATCCTACCCATAAAGACAGAAAACAMACCAACAACACATTTAGATCATCACTACAGCAGACACTGGAGTCACAGTATTATGCTACTCCTGRCATCATGTGCCAGATCCGGTGCCAACCAATGTACTGCCTATAAACATATGTATGCCTATGGGGCCAAGTGCCAGCCAGCGACATCATACATCTCATATTACAATATGTTGAAGTGGGGAATAAAAGCCATTACTGCATATGTAATGAGACACACCAGTGGCTGTGTAAAACTTTCACTCGCTGGAGAGCTTGGCTGGCTGCCTAAATGATAAGAAGACGGGTCAACACAGCAGCTCTTTGTGAATGAGGGGCTGCCTGGCAGCTTTAGTACATCAGACAAGTCAGAGAAGCTTGTCCACTCAAACTCTATGCCACTCCACTAACACGCATGCACACTCGGTCacttgcactcactcactcatacgCTGTGCTTTGTGACTGTGTGCTTCTTAGTAGTAATTATGTTTCATTATAGGTCAAAATAAAGAGTTcaagtgtgtgtgattgtgtcagAGATCAGGGACTTGGTGCTGCCAACTATGGCCAGATGGGTGGAGCTAAGGATGTTTCCGTGGTGACGAGAGGATGTGGTCAGTGCCCCTCTGCGAAGACAGGCCACAGCCCAACGACACTATTTACCTTGACTTCACTGTCCGTCTCTCTCACACTCCACACAGACAACTTTctgtgcacctctctctctctccatctccctctaactctctcacacacccatacacacacacacacacacacattccccttgTCTGTTTGAAAAAACTGAACAGAGTATCCTGCTTTCCTTCCTCCTCCAGAGACCATCCAGGAGAGGAAAAAGGTGAATACCCACTCTGGCTCCGTTTcctgaggaggtgtgtgtgtgtgtgtgtgtgtgtgtgtgtgtgtgtgtgtgtgtgtgtgtgtgtgtgtgtgtgtgtgtgtgtgatgggagacCATAAAGCTGTCTAAATGAGGACTTCCTCTCATTCTGCTACAGGGCGTCTTCCCAGGGAAAGACCAGTCCCAACTCAAAGGTAGGAATTCCTGTCACCGGGAACCATCGGAAACACAGGGACCTCACAGTTGGGACAAATGGACGGGTTTCCTCCTCGCCTCGCTCTGGTACGGCAACACACACCACCCATTTCCTATTCCACAACAACATATGGAGAATGCATTGCATACATGTATGTACTCTGGGTCTCCCCCAGGACATGCTGTGGCATGATGYATGATGGATTTAGTCTTTGATGTTCCATAGTGACAWGGGTTAACTAGCCAAGCTCAGAGACAAAACAGCAGGAACTGTTCATTTGGGGATATCCGTATCCGTAGCAATAGTAAGGAAACCTGCAACTCTGCATTGCCTGAAACACTGGATTGGTGCAATTAAAAATACTGTCATCATAGATTTACATCTGTTTTATTGCAGCATTGAATATGTCCTTGTTATTTACTTGTACTGTATGGGATAGGCCCACAGCACAGTGTCTCTCCTCCTGGACaagtaggtacacacacacacacacacacacacacacacacacacacacacactacttgtaGCTTCTGGTAGGGATGATTTATTTTGTTGATGGGGAGTTTCTAGTATCTTATAACAGTGTTATGACACAGAAACATAAATCATACAGCTGGTCCTCTGGACAGGCTTCTCCAGTATCGAACAACGATACTACGCGCTCCTGTCGCTAGCACGTACTGTTCAACCACCAGTGATATCATAAAACATCATAGGCTATATAATGCCTCTGGTCGGTACCAAACGCCGCATATAGACGTTCTAAAGTCTCAAAAAAGTATGGGTTATCACGGGTGGACCGCCGGGCTCGGGTCTGTGCAGAATCATCGGTGTTGGAGAGCCTGGAACACTCAAACGGTTCTTTGTTAGCCCCATGACTCATTTTCAAGATGTTGTCTGCTGCCAGTTTCAATCCGGAAGCGCATGGCAATTAGTCTGTTGAGTCCAGACAAACCAGAAAGTCTACTATAGTTTTTAAAGGGCCATGAGCATTTTCACACCAACAGCTACTTTGAGTTGCCAAATGCATCACAATAAACAAGAAATTGCGCGAGAAAACCAGACTTGAGCACCGTGACAGACCCGAGCGATTTGAGTTTGACATCCAATGTGTGAATAACGGAGTAGCCCAATGTTAGCAAACATCAAAACGAAAATAAATGTAACTTTTTAATAGCGTACTTTTATGAATAGAAGGAAACACATACTTTTTACGCAAATGTATACATGTGTGCCAAGATAGCGTAACAAATCGGGGATATACTACCAGCATCTATCGACTATCGTCCCCTAAATTTCAAGTTCATTGTGATGACCGAGTTATATCATATTTCCAAACTATATTTTCTGGTACAGAGTTTACTTCTAAGTCATCATCACTCAAACTCAGTGACTATCCTGGTTTAATAAAGTGAATATGAATATCATAGAGAAGCATGCCTCCACATACCCTGGTGTTAGACGTCTACTTTCCTTCCGTATATGTTTTTAAAGAGAATTCCGTATAATGCGCTGGTTTTCCATGctgatgccgtctgggctgcggCGCTTGAGACTGTAAGGGGATCCRGAGGTTTTTTTCTCCTTCTTCAGAGCAGGAAGTCGGAGCGCGCAGACATAGAGCCGGCTCACTTCCTCTTGCGCATTATTCCCCAGACTCTCCGCCGTCTGTGTAAACACGCTTTTCCTCCTCTCTGCGACCGcttgcgcgcgcacacacagtaRTATTGTAATTCTGACTACTTGCGGGCCCAACTGACGTCACCTTCTTGGCAAGCACCTGGAGGTGTTTGTGTTCCTTCCTCCACACGCACATACAGTctgagtgctctctctctctctgtgtgtgtgtgaaatctcCTTGACATCTAATTATGGAAAGGCATTGGGCTAGTTGTTACATTCAATTAAAAAAAGTAGGCTATTCTTAAAATTCTCCATCAGCcgcaccacacacagacaaacgtGTGTACACACTTTCATTCTCACAGGCTYCACTTGAGGTTAAAACGGGAGAAGAGGAGCTCTTTAATCCTTCCACATGTTTCAGTCCAAGATTCCATTCACAGCGCTTTTAAAGGCATTTTCCMAAAAAGTTCATGGTAAATGCTGGAGATGTCGGTTCAAtcggaaattaacattaaatgtcACGCGCACTATACCGTGGATCTTACACGGATCGGATTGAATCATGGCCTTAGTGGAATAAAGTGATGTGATTATGTTGGTGTGCatgagtgttgttgtgtgtcaatGAGAAAATGCAATAAGTAGGCTTATGTGTGaacgtttgtgtgtttgtg includes these proteins:
- the LOC111949888 gene encoding ETS domain-containing protein Elk-3 isoform X2, whose translation is MTRWNSLPPQNIIKKVIGQKFVYKFVSFPEILKMDPAAVEMGVRVCDEAGGALSEGEGDEEGVRGGPPGRNEYLHSGLYSSFTVSSLQHPQDLLRPPDLLRPIKVEPRHDHHDDSGTVIRFVQNRSHKGVALPVVSLPSSPLPSSNEGYYSSKPSPRLAHSSSCSSSPSHSPTHTLWRARSPAPETDELEQSAQPLNLSSGHRDRGQATPTPEKRGLANSVPPKTRKPKGLEISAPSLLLTANDIGSIALNSPALPSGSLTPAFFTAQTPSGLILTPSPLLSSIHFWSSLSPVGPLSPARLQGHGPLFQVRHTHTL
- the LOC111949888 gene encoding ETS domain-containing protein Elk-3 isoform X1, which gives rise to MESAITLWQFLLQLLLDQSHKHLICWTSNDGEFKLLKSEEVAKLWGLRKNKTNMNYDKLSRALRYYYDKNIIKKVIGQKFVYKFVSFPEILKMDPAAVEMGVRVCDEAGGALSEGEGDEEGVRGGPPGRNEYLHSGLYSSFTVSSLQHPQDLLRPPDLLRPIKVEPRHDHHDDSGTVIRFVQNRSHKGVALPVVSLPSSPLPSSNEGYYSSKPSPRLAHSSSCSSSPSHSPTHTLWRARSPAPETDELEQSAQPLNLSSGHRDRGQATPTPEKRGLANSVPPKTRKPKGLEISAPSLLLTANDIGSIALNSPALPSGSLTPAFFTAQTPSGLILTPSPLLSSIHFWSSLSPVGPLSPARLQGHGPLFQVRHTHTL
- the LOC111949888 gene encoding ETS domain-containing protein Elk-3 isoform X3, with product MESAITLWQFLLQLLLDQSHKHLICWTSNDGEFKLLKSEEVAKLWGLRKNKTNMNYDKLSRALRYYYDKNIIKKVIGQKFVYKFVSFPEILKMDPAAVEMGVRVCDEAGGALSEGEGDEEGVRGGPPGRNEYLHSGLYSSFTVSSLQHPQDLLRPPDLLRPIKVEPRHDHHDDSGTVIRFVQNRSHKGVALPVVSLPSSPLPSSNEGYYSSKPSPRLAHSSSCSSSPSHSPTHTLWRARSPAPETDELEQSAQPLNLSSGHRDRGQATPTPEKRGLANSVPPKTRKPKGLEISAPSLLLTANDIGSIALNSPALPSGSLTPAFFTAQTPSGLILTPSPLLSSIHFWSSLSPVGPLSPARLQGHGPLFQFSPLLNGPISVPLSSLDTSSPLLLSHSPHMS